The proteins below are encoded in one region of Lactuca sativa cultivar Salinas chromosome 3, Lsat_Salinas_v11, whole genome shotgun sequence:
- the LOC111877611 gene encoding uncharacterized mitochondrial protein AtMg00810-like yields the protein MAYLLLIILKTSSDNLRVSIISQLNSEFAMKDLGSLSYFLGIAAHRHQHGLFLSQRKYATEILFFLSQRKYATEIIDFVGMSTCKPFVTPIDTKLKLSASSSPPYVDPSHYRSLAGALQYLTFTRPDITYAV from the coding sequence ATGGCATACCTTTTGCTTATCATTCTGAAAACATCATCTGATAATCTACGGGTATCTATTATCTCACAACTCAATTCTGAATTTGCTATGAAAGATTTGGGTTCATTAAGCTATTTCTTGGGAATTGCTGCCCACCGCCATCAACATGGTCTTTTTTTATCTCAAAGGAAATATGCAActgaaattcttttttttttatctcaaagGAAATATGCAACTGAAATTATTGACTTTGTCGGTATGTCGACTTGCAAACCATTTGTTACACCTATTGATACCAAACTCAAGCTTAGCGCCTCATCTAGTCCTCCATATGTTGATCCTTCTCATTATAGGAGTTTGGCAGGAGCCCTTCAATACCTAACGTTTACTAGACCTGATATCACGTATGCAGTCTAA
- the LOC111877610 gene encoding uncharacterized mitochondrial protein AtMg00820-like translates to MEDEFNALMKNKTWELVPRPPNVNIIRSMWIFAHKERSNGSFERHKARLVGDGKTQQVGIDYGDTFSLVVKPANIRTVLGIALYKSWSIHQLYVKKRFLHGELNDTIYMH, encoded by the coding sequence ATGGAAGATGAGTTTAATGCTCTTATGAAAAATAAGACGTGGGAACTTGTACCACGACCACCAAATGTTAATATTATCAGGTCTATGTGGATTTTTGCTCATAAAGAGCGTTCTAATGGTTCATTTGAGAGGCATAAAGCACGTCTTGTAGGTGATGGAAAAACACAACAAGTTGGCATTGATTATGGGGATACATTTAGTCTAGTGGTGAAGCCTGCGAATATCAGAACTGTGTTGGGTATTGCTTTATACAAATCTTGGTCTATTCACCAGTTATATGTAAAAAAACGTTTTTTACATGGAGAACTTAATGACACCATCTATATGCATTAA